Part of the Aquabacterium sp. NJ1 genome, GTTGGAGGTGCTGGACTGTGCGCTCGAAGTCAATCGTCAGAGCGCAGGCGCATTCGATCCGTGCGTAGGGGCGCTGGTCGACGCTTGGGGATTTGGTGCGGTGCGCGATGTACCCGATCCGCAAGCGATTCGCCTCGCGCGCGAAGGCATGCCGCTTGCCGTGCACGAATGCCTTGAACTGGACAGACCCGCAGGCCGTGCGCGCAAGCGTTCGCCCTTGCAACTCGACCTGTGCGGCATCGCCAAGGGATATGCGGTAGACCGCATGGCCCATGTGCTGCAAGGGCACGGGGTGCGGCATGCGCTGGCAGCGCTGGATGGCGAACTGCGCGCCGTGGGCGCTCAGGCCAGCGGCAAGCCCTGGGCCGTGGCGCTCGAGCGCCCCGAGGCTGGGCGCCGCGCGGTGCACGGGGTCATCGAGCTGGAGAACCTTGCCGTGGCGACCTCGGGCGACTACCGACGCTTTCTGAACGTGGGGGATGCGCGCCTCGCGCACACCATGGACCCGCGCCGCCGCGCGCCCGTGCACAACGCCGTGGCCTCGGTCACCGTGCTGGCGCGTACCTGCATGCAAGCGGACGCCTGGGCCACGGCCTTGCTGGTGGCCGGTGTCGAAGAAGGTCTGGCCATGGCACAAGGTATGAAGATGGATGTGCTGTATCTCTTGCGTGGTGCTGGGCGGCTGACTGAAGTGGGGCTGGGGCGGTTCGGCCTGTCTGCAGATCGGGCAGGTCTTGCCTGCGGTCAAGGTTGACGCAGCCAAGTTGGCCACCGCCAGCAACAGTGGCGTTCTGATCGTGCTGGTGAAAGCACGGCCCGTCAGTAAACCTGTACAGGGCCATTCTTGCTGGCCGTTAGTTCCGACGATGTCCGAGTGACCGGTGTCAGCCCCCTGCGGCCTCCCAGGCTGCCTG contains:
- a CDS encoding FAD:protein FMN transferase translates to MPKMSSEPAAADGHTTLHGPTMGTRWSVSLDANSAVDLSALHQDLAAAVEQVDQQMSPWKPSSDLVRLNRAPEGEWVDLPAEMLEVLDCALEVNRQSAGAFDPCVGALVDAWGFGAVRDVPDPQAIRLAREGMPLAVHECLELDRPAGRARKRSPLQLDLCGIAKGYAVDRMAHVLQGHGVRHALAALDGELRAVGAQASGKPWAVALERPEAGRRAVHGVIELENLAVATSGDYRRFLNVGDARLAHTMDPRRRAPVHNAVASVTVLARTCMQADAWATALLVAGVEEGLAMAQGMKMDVLYLLRGAGRLTEVGLGRFGLSADRAGLACGQG